The following proteins are co-located in the Anas platyrhynchos isolate ZD024472 breed Pekin duck chromosome 1, IASCAAS_PekinDuck_T2T, whole genome shotgun sequence genome:
- the PFKFB3 gene encoding 6-phosphofructo-2-kinase/fructose-2,6-bisphosphatase 3 isoform X1 has protein sequence MTPLSAQICLFPSEEGESRGRRAIKRETEPDIAPQRSPASSRPCRSAKVDAERQKTLALKMPMELTQSRIQKIWLPNDNRPALPRRSCGPQLANSPTVIVMVGLPARGKTYISKKLTRYLNWIGVPTKVFNVGEYRREAVKHYSSYDFFRPDNEEAMKVRRQCALAALRDVKQYLTEEAGQIAVFDATNTTRERRGMILNFAKENGFKVFFIESVCNDPTVVATNVMEVKLSSPDYRDCNSTDAMEDFMKRINCYQASYQPLDPDDYDRELSLIKVIDVGRRFLVNRVQDHIQSRIVYYLMNIHVQPRTIYLCRHGESEFNLKGKIGGDSGLSNRGKKFALALNKFVEEQNLKDLKVWTSQLKRTIQTAEALQLPYEQWKALNEIDAGVCEEMTYEEIRDQHPEEFVLRDQDKYYYRYPSGESYQDLVQRLEPVIMELERQENVLVICHQAVMRCLLAYFLDKSADEMPYLKCPLHTVLKLTPVAYGCRVESISLNIEAVNTHRERPEEAKKGPNPLMRRNSVTPLASPEPTKKPRINSFEEHVAVSSALPGCVPQEVPTQLPGQPLLGKACLCCLNSCLLPE, from the exons GTGGACGCGGAGCGCCAAAAGACCTTGGCTTTAAAAATGCCCATGGAGCTGACGCAAAGCCGCATCCAGAAGATTTGGCTCCCCAATGACAACCGGCCGGCGCTGCCCCGCCGCT CCTGTGGGCCGCAGCTTGCCAATTCCCCCACTGTGATAGTGATGGTTGGCCTCCCGGCCCGAGGGAAGACCTACATCTCCAAGAAGCTGACTCGCTACCTCAACTGGATCGGCGTCCCAACAAAAG TTTTCAATGTGGGCGAGTATCGCCGCGAGGCGGTGAAGCATTACAGCTCCTATGACTTCTTCCGCCCCGACAATGAAGAGGCCATGAAAGTCCGGAG gcagtgtgccctggctgcCCTGAGGGACGTCAAGCAGTACCTGACGGAGGAGGCTGGCCAGATCGCG gttTTTGATGCCACCAATACCACACGGGAGAGAAGAGGGATGATCCTAAACTTTGCCAAAGAAAATGGGTTCAAG GTGTTCTTCATTGAGTCTGTCTGCAATGATCCCACAGTGGTTGCCACCAATGTTATG GAAGTAAAGCTGTCCAGCCCTGATTATCGGGACTGTAATTCGACCGATGCCATGGAGGACTTTATGAAGAGAATCAATTGTTACCAGGCCAGCTACCAGCCACTTGACCCTGATGACTATGACCG GGAGCTTTCTCTCATCAAAGTCATCGACGTTGGTCGGCGGTTCCTGGTCAACAGGGTCCAGGATCACATCCAGAGCAGGATCGTTTACTACCTGATGAACATCCATGTCCAGCCCCGCACCATTTACCTGTGTCGGCACGGCGAGAGTGAGTTCAATCTCAAGGGGAAGATTGGCGGTGACTCGGGTCTCTCCAACAGGGGCAAGAAG TTTGCACTGGCACTGAACAAATTTGTCGAGGAGCAGAACCTAAAAGACCTCAAAGTCTGGACCAGCCAACTGAAGAGAACAATCCAAACAGCAGAAGCACTCCAGCTGCCCTACGAGCAGTGGAAGGCTCTCAATGAAATCGATGCT GGTGTGTGTGAAGAAATGACCTATGAAGAAATCAGGGACCAGCATCCAGAGGAATTTGTTTTACGCGATCAGGATAAATATTACTACCGCTATCCTTCTGGAGAG TCCTACCAAGATCTGGTGCAGCGCCTAGAGCCGGTCATCATGGAGCTGGAGAGACAAGAGAATGTCCTTGTGATCTGTCACCAGGCGGTCATGCGCTGTCTCCTTGCTTACTTCTTGGACAAAAGTGCAG ACGAAATGCCCTACCTGAAGTGTCCTCTTCACACAGTGTTGAAGCTGACCCCAGTGGCCTATG GTTGCCGGGTGGAATCCATCTCTCTGAACATTGAAGCTGTTAACACCCACAGGGAGAGGCCAGAG GAAGCAAAGAAGGGACCTAACCCGCTCATGAGACGTAATAGCGTTACCCCTCTAGCAAGCCCAGAGCCCACCAAAAAACCTCGCATCAACAGCTTTGAGGAGCATGTGGCTGTTTCTTCCGCCCTGCCAGGCTGTGTTCCTCAGGAAGTGCCCACGCAGCTGCCGGGACAA CCTTTACTAGGAAAGGCATGCCT ATGCTGCCTAAATTCCTGCCTCCTCCCTGAGTAG
- the PFKFB3 gene encoding 6-phosphofructo-2-kinase/fructose-2,6-bisphosphatase 3 isoform X3: protein MTPLSAQICLFPSEEGESRGRRAIKRETEPDIAPQRSPASSRPCRSAKVDAERQKTLALKMPMELTQSRIQKIWLPNDNRPALPRRSCGPQLANSPTVIVMVGLPARGKTYISKKLTRYLNWIGVPTKVFNVGEYRREAVKHYSSYDFFRPDNEEAMKVRRQCALAALRDVKQYLTEEAGQIAVFDATNTTRERRGMILNFAKENGFKVFFIESVCNDPTVVATNVMEVKLSSPDYRDCNSTDAMEDFMKRINCYQASYQPLDPDDYDRELSLIKVIDVGRRFLVNRVQDHIQSRIVYYLMNIHVQPRTIYLCRHGESEFNLKGKIGGDSGLSNRGKKFALALNKFVEEQNLKDLKVWTSQLKRTIQTAEALQLPYEQWKALNEIDAGVCEEMTYEEIRDQHPEEFVLRDQDKYYYRYPSGESYQDLVQRLEPVIMELERQENVLVICHQAVMRCLLAYFLDKSADEMPYLKCPLHTVLKLTPVAYGCRVESISLNIEAVNTHRERPEEAKKGPNPLMRRNSVTPLASPEPTKKPRINSFEEHVAVSSALPGCVPQEVPTQLPGQPLLGKACLT, encoded by the exons GTGGACGCGGAGCGCCAAAAGACCTTGGCTTTAAAAATGCCCATGGAGCTGACGCAAAGCCGCATCCAGAAGATTTGGCTCCCCAATGACAACCGGCCGGCGCTGCCCCGCCGCT CCTGTGGGCCGCAGCTTGCCAATTCCCCCACTGTGATAGTGATGGTTGGCCTCCCGGCCCGAGGGAAGACCTACATCTCCAAGAAGCTGACTCGCTACCTCAACTGGATCGGCGTCCCAACAAAAG TTTTCAATGTGGGCGAGTATCGCCGCGAGGCGGTGAAGCATTACAGCTCCTATGACTTCTTCCGCCCCGACAATGAAGAGGCCATGAAAGTCCGGAG gcagtgtgccctggctgcCCTGAGGGACGTCAAGCAGTACCTGACGGAGGAGGCTGGCCAGATCGCG gttTTTGATGCCACCAATACCACACGGGAGAGAAGAGGGATGATCCTAAACTTTGCCAAAGAAAATGGGTTCAAG GTGTTCTTCATTGAGTCTGTCTGCAATGATCCCACAGTGGTTGCCACCAATGTTATG GAAGTAAAGCTGTCCAGCCCTGATTATCGGGACTGTAATTCGACCGATGCCATGGAGGACTTTATGAAGAGAATCAATTGTTACCAGGCCAGCTACCAGCCACTTGACCCTGATGACTATGACCG GGAGCTTTCTCTCATCAAAGTCATCGACGTTGGTCGGCGGTTCCTGGTCAACAGGGTCCAGGATCACATCCAGAGCAGGATCGTTTACTACCTGATGAACATCCATGTCCAGCCCCGCACCATTTACCTGTGTCGGCACGGCGAGAGTGAGTTCAATCTCAAGGGGAAGATTGGCGGTGACTCGGGTCTCTCCAACAGGGGCAAGAAG TTTGCACTGGCACTGAACAAATTTGTCGAGGAGCAGAACCTAAAAGACCTCAAAGTCTGGACCAGCCAACTGAAGAGAACAATCCAAACAGCAGAAGCACTCCAGCTGCCCTACGAGCAGTGGAAGGCTCTCAATGAAATCGATGCT GGTGTGTGTGAAGAAATGACCTATGAAGAAATCAGGGACCAGCATCCAGAGGAATTTGTTTTACGCGATCAGGATAAATATTACTACCGCTATCCTTCTGGAGAG TCCTACCAAGATCTGGTGCAGCGCCTAGAGCCGGTCATCATGGAGCTGGAGAGACAAGAGAATGTCCTTGTGATCTGTCACCAGGCGGTCATGCGCTGTCTCCTTGCTTACTTCTTGGACAAAAGTGCAG ACGAAATGCCCTACCTGAAGTGTCCTCTTCACACAGTGTTGAAGCTGACCCCAGTGGCCTATG GTTGCCGGGTGGAATCCATCTCTCTGAACATTGAAGCTGTTAACACCCACAGGGAGAGGCCAGAG GAAGCAAAGAAGGGACCTAACCCGCTCATGAGACGTAATAGCGTTACCCCTCTAGCAAGCCCAGAGCCCACCAAAAAACCTCGCATCAACAGCTTTGAGGAGCATGTGGCTGTTTCTTCCGCCCTGCCAGGCTGTGTTCCTCAGGAAGTGCCCACGCAGCTGCCGGGACAA CCTTTACTAGGAAAGGCATGCCT AACATGA
- the PFKFB3 gene encoding 6-phosphofructo-2-kinase/fructose-2,6-bisphosphatase 3 isoform X4 yields MTPLSAQICLFPSEEGESRGRRAIKRETEPDIAPQRSPASSRPCRSAKVDAERQKTLALKMPMELTQSRIQKIWLPNDNRPALPRRSCGPQLANSPTVIVMVGLPARGKTYISKKLTRYLNWIGVPTKVFNVGEYRREAVKHYSSYDFFRPDNEEAMKVRRQCALAALRDVKQYLTEEAGQIAVFDATNTTRERRGMILNFAKENGFKVFFIESVCNDPTVVATNVMEVKLSSPDYRDCNSTDAMEDFMKRINCYQASYQPLDPDDYDRELSLIKVIDVGRRFLVNRVQDHIQSRIVYYLMNIHVQPRTIYLCRHGESEFNLKGKIGGDSGLSNRGKKFALALNKFVEEQNLKDLKVWTSQLKRTIQTAEALQLPYEQWKALNEIDAGVCEEMTYEEIRDQHPEEFVLRDQDKYYYRYPSGESYQDLVQRLEPVIMELERQENVLVICHQAVMRCLLAYFLDKSADEMPYLKCPLHTVLKLTPVAYGCRVESISLNIEAVNTHRERPENMNNSQKPS; encoded by the exons GTGGACGCGGAGCGCCAAAAGACCTTGGCTTTAAAAATGCCCATGGAGCTGACGCAAAGCCGCATCCAGAAGATTTGGCTCCCCAATGACAACCGGCCGGCGCTGCCCCGCCGCT CCTGTGGGCCGCAGCTTGCCAATTCCCCCACTGTGATAGTGATGGTTGGCCTCCCGGCCCGAGGGAAGACCTACATCTCCAAGAAGCTGACTCGCTACCTCAACTGGATCGGCGTCCCAACAAAAG TTTTCAATGTGGGCGAGTATCGCCGCGAGGCGGTGAAGCATTACAGCTCCTATGACTTCTTCCGCCCCGACAATGAAGAGGCCATGAAAGTCCGGAG gcagtgtgccctggctgcCCTGAGGGACGTCAAGCAGTACCTGACGGAGGAGGCTGGCCAGATCGCG gttTTTGATGCCACCAATACCACACGGGAGAGAAGAGGGATGATCCTAAACTTTGCCAAAGAAAATGGGTTCAAG GTGTTCTTCATTGAGTCTGTCTGCAATGATCCCACAGTGGTTGCCACCAATGTTATG GAAGTAAAGCTGTCCAGCCCTGATTATCGGGACTGTAATTCGACCGATGCCATGGAGGACTTTATGAAGAGAATCAATTGTTACCAGGCCAGCTACCAGCCACTTGACCCTGATGACTATGACCG GGAGCTTTCTCTCATCAAAGTCATCGACGTTGGTCGGCGGTTCCTGGTCAACAGGGTCCAGGATCACATCCAGAGCAGGATCGTTTACTACCTGATGAACATCCATGTCCAGCCCCGCACCATTTACCTGTGTCGGCACGGCGAGAGTGAGTTCAATCTCAAGGGGAAGATTGGCGGTGACTCGGGTCTCTCCAACAGGGGCAAGAAG TTTGCACTGGCACTGAACAAATTTGTCGAGGAGCAGAACCTAAAAGACCTCAAAGTCTGGACCAGCCAACTGAAGAGAACAATCCAAACAGCAGAAGCACTCCAGCTGCCCTACGAGCAGTGGAAGGCTCTCAATGAAATCGATGCT GGTGTGTGTGAAGAAATGACCTATGAAGAAATCAGGGACCAGCATCCAGAGGAATTTGTTTTACGCGATCAGGATAAATATTACTACCGCTATCCTTCTGGAGAG TCCTACCAAGATCTGGTGCAGCGCCTAGAGCCGGTCATCATGGAGCTGGAGAGACAAGAGAATGTCCTTGTGATCTGTCACCAGGCGGTCATGCGCTGTCTCCTTGCTTACTTCTTGGACAAAAGTGCAG ACGAAATGCCCTACCTGAAGTGTCCTCTTCACACAGTGTTGAAGCTGACCCCAGTGGCCTATG GTTGCCGGGTGGAATCCATCTCTCTGAACATTGAAGCTGTTAACACCCACAGGGAGAGGCCAGAG AACATGAACAACTCGCAGAAGCCCTCGTGA
- the PFKFB3 gene encoding 6-phosphofructo-2-kinase/fructose-2,6-bisphosphatase 3 isoform X2, protein MTPLSAQICLFPSEEGESRGRRAIKRETEPDIAPQRSPASSRPCRSAKVDAERQKTLALKMPMELTQSRIQKIWLPNDNRPALPRRSCGPQLANSPTVIVMVGLPARGKTYISKKLTRYLNWIGVPTKVFNVGEYRREAVKHYSSYDFFRPDNEEAMKVRRQCALAALRDVKQYLTEEAGQIAVFDATNTTRERRGMILNFAKENGFKVFFIESVCNDPTVVATNVMEVKLSSPDYRDCNSTDAMEDFMKRINCYQASYQPLDPDDYDRELSLIKVIDVGRRFLVNRVQDHIQSRIVYYLMNIHVQPRTIYLCRHGESEFNLKGKIGGDSGLSNRGKKFALALNKFVEEQNLKDLKVWTSQLKRTIQTAEALQLPYEQWKALNEIDAGVCEEMTYEEIRDQHPEEFVLRDQDKYYYRYPSGESYQDLVQRLEPVIMELERQENVLVICHQAVMRCLLAYFLDKSADEMPYLKCPLHTVLKLTPVAYGCRVESISLNIEAVNTHRERPEEAKKGPNPLMRRNSVTPLASPEPTKKPRINSFEEHVAVSSALPGCVPQEVPTQLPGQNMNNSQKPS, encoded by the exons GTGGACGCGGAGCGCCAAAAGACCTTGGCTTTAAAAATGCCCATGGAGCTGACGCAAAGCCGCATCCAGAAGATTTGGCTCCCCAATGACAACCGGCCGGCGCTGCCCCGCCGCT CCTGTGGGCCGCAGCTTGCCAATTCCCCCACTGTGATAGTGATGGTTGGCCTCCCGGCCCGAGGGAAGACCTACATCTCCAAGAAGCTGACTCGCTACCTCAACTGGATCGGCGTCCCAACAAAAG TTTTCAATGTGGGCGAGTATCGCCGCGAGGCGGTGAAGCATTACAGCTCCTATGACTTCTTCCGCCCCGACAATGAAGAGGCCATGAAAGTCCGGAG gcagtgtgccctggctgcCCTGAGGGACGTCAAGCAGTACCTGACGGAGGAGGCTGGCCAGATCGCG gttTTTGATGCCACCAATACCACACGGGAGAGAAGAGGGATGATCCTAAACTTTGCCAAAGAAAATGGGTTCAAG GTGTTCTTCATTGAGTCTGTCTGCAATGATCCCACAGTGGTTGCCACCAATGTTATG GAAGTAAAGCTGTCCAGCCCTGATTATCGGGACTGTAATTCGACCGATGCCATGGAGGACTTTATGAAGAGAATCAATTGTTACCAGGCCAGCTACCAGCCACTTGACCCTGATGACTATGACCG GGAGCTTTCTCTCATCAAAGTCATCGACGTTGGTCGGCGGTTCCTGGTCAACAGGGTCCAGGATCACATCCAGAGCAGGATCGTTTACTACCTGATGAACATCCATGTCCAGCCCCGCACCATTTACCTGTGTCGGCACGGCGAGAGTGAGTTCAATCTCAAGGGGAAGATTGGCGGTGACTCGGGTCTCTCCAACAGGGGCAAGAAG TTTGCACTGGCACTGAACAAATTTGTCGAGGAGCAGAACCTAAAAGACCTCAAAGTCTGGACCAGCCAACTGAAGAGAACAATCCAAACAGCAGAAGCACTCCAGCTGCCCTACGAGCAGTGGAAGGCTCTCAATGAAATCGATGCT GGTGTGTGTGAAGAAATGACCTATGAAGAAATCAGGGACCAGCATCCAGAGGAATTTGTTTTACGCGATCAGGATAAATATTACTACCGCTATCCTTCTGGAGAG TCCTACCAAGATCTGGTGCAGCGCCTAGAGCCGGTCATCATGGAGCTGGAGAGACAAGAGAATGTCCTTGTGATCTGTCACCAGGCGGTCATGCGCTGTCTCCTTGCTTACTTCTTGGACAAAAGTGCAG ACGAAATGCCCTACCTGAAGTGTCCTCTTCACACAGTGTTGAAGCTGACCCCAGTGGCCTATG GTTGCCGGGTGGAATCCATCTCTCTGAACATTGAAGCTGTTAACACCCACAGGGAGAGGCCAGAG GAAGCAAAGAAGGGACCTAACCCGCTCATGAGACGTAATAGCGTTACCCCTCTAGCAAGCCCAGAGCCCACCAAAAAACCTCGCATCAACAGCTTTGAGGAGCATGTGGCTGTTTCTTCCGCCCTGCCAGGCTGTGTTCCTCAGGAAGTGCCCACGCAGCTGCCGGGACAA AACATGAACAACTCGCAGAAGCCCTCGTGA
- the PFKFB3 gene encoding 6-phosphofructo-2-kinase/fructose-2,6-bisphosphatase 3 isoform X5: MPFRKACGPQLANSPTVIVMVGLPARGKTYISKKLTRYLNWIGVPTKVFNVGEYRREAVKHYSSYDFFRPDNEEAMKVRRQCALAALRDVKQYLTEEAGQIAVFDATNTTRERRGMILNFAKENGFKVFFIESVCNDPTVVATNVMEVKLSSPDYRDCNSTDAMEDFMKRINCYQASYQPLDPDDYDRELSLIKVIDVGRRFLVNRVQDHIQSRIVYYLMNIHVQPRTIYLCRHGESEFNLKGKIGGDSGLSNRGKKFALALNKFVEEQNLKDLKVWTSQLKRTIQTAEALQLPYEQWKALNEIDAGVCEEMTYEEIRDQHPEEFVLRDQDKYYYRYPSGESYQDLVQRLEPVIMELERQENVLVICHQAVMRCLLAYFLDKSADEMPYLKCPLHTVLKLTPVAYGCRVESISLNIEAVNTHRERPEEAKKGPNPLMRRNSVTPLASPEPTKKPRINSFEEHVAVSSALPGCVPQEVPTQLPGQPLLGKACLCCLNSCLLPE; this comes from the exons CCTGTGGGCCGCAGCTTGCCAATTCCCCCACTGTGATAGTGATGGTTGGCCTCCCGGCCCGAGGGAAGACCTACATCTCCAAGAAGCTGACTCGCTACCTCAACTGGATCGGCGTCCCAACAAAAG TTTTCAATGTGGGCGAGTATCGCCGCGAGGCGGTGAAGCATTACAGCTCCTATGACTTCTTCCGCCCCGACAATGAAGAGGCCATGAAAGTCCGGAG gcagtgtgccctggctgcCCTGAGGGACGTCAAGCAGTACCTGACGGAGGAGGCTGGCCAGATCGCG gttTTTGATGCCACCAATACCACACGGGAGAGAAGAGGGATGATCCTAAACTTTGCCAAAGAAAATGGGTTCAAG GTGTTCTTCATTGAGTCTGTCTGCAATGATCCCACAGTGGTTGCCACCAATGTTATG GAAGTAAAGCTGTCCAGCCCTGATTATCGGGACTGTAATTCGACCGATGCCATGGAGGACTTTATGAAGAGAATCAATTGTTACCAGGCCAGCTACCAGCCACTTGACCCTGATGACTATGACCG GGAGCTTTCTCTCATCAAAGTCATCGACGTTGGTCGGCGGTTCCTGGTCAACAGGGTCCAGGATCACATCCAGAGCAGGATCGTTTACTACCTGATGAACATCCATGTCCAGCCCCGCACCATTTACCTGTGTCGGCACGGCGAGAGTGAGTTCAATCTCAAGGGGAAGATTGGCGGTGACTCGGGTCTCTCCAACAGGGGCAAGAAG TTTGCACTGGCACTGAACAAATTTGTCGAGGAGCAGAACCTAAAAGACCTCAAAGTCTGGACCAGCCAACTGAAGAGAACAATCCAAACAGCAGAAGCACTCCAGCTGCCCTACGAGCAGTGGAAGGCTCTCAATGAAATCGATGCT GGTGTGTGTGAAGAAATGACCTATGAAGAAATCAGGGACCAGCATCCAGAGGAATTTGTTTTACGCGATCAGGATAAATATTACTACCGCTATCCTTCTGGAGAG TCCTACCAAGATCTGGTGCAGCGCCTAGAGCCGGTCATCATGGAGCTGGAGAGACAAGAGAATGTCCTTGTGATCTGTCACCAGGCGGTCATGCGCTGTCTCCTTGCTTACTTCTTGGACAAAAGTGCAG ACGAAATGCCCTACCTGAAGTGTCCTCTTCACACAGTGTTGAAGCTGACCCCAGTGGCCTATG GTTGCCGGGTGGAATCCATCTCTCTGAACATTGAAGCTGTTAACACCCACAGGGAGAGGCCAGAG GAAGCAAAGAAGGGACCTAACCCGCTCATGAGACGTAATAGCGTTACCCCTCTAGCAAGCCCAGAGCCCACCAAAAAACCTCGCATCAACAGCTTTGAGGAGCATGTGGCTGTTTCTTCCGCCCTGCCAGGCTGTGTTCCTCAGGAAGTGCCCACGCAGCTGCCGGGACAA CCTTTACTAGGAAAGGCATGCCT ATGCTGCCTAAATTCCTGCCTCCTCCCTGAGTAG
- the PFKFB3 gene encoding 6-phosphofructo-2-kinase/fructose-2,6-bisphosphatase 3 isoform X6: MPFRKACGPQLANSPTVIVMVGLPARGKTYISKKLTRYLNWIGVPTKVFNVGEYRREAVKHYSSYDFFRPDNEEAMKVRRQCALAALRDVKQYLTEEAGQIAVFDATNTTRERRGMILNFAKENGFKVFFIESVCNDPTVVATNVMEVKLSSPDYRDCNSTDAMEDFMKRINCYQASYQPLDPDDYDRELSLIKVIDVGRRFLVNRVQDHIQSRIVYYLMNIHVQPRTIYLCRHGESEFNLKGKIGGDSGLSNRGKKFALALNKFVEEQNLKDLKVWTSQLKRTIQTAEALQLPYEQWKALNEIDAGVCEEMTYEEIRDQHPEEFVLRDQDKYYYRYPSGESYQDLVQRLEPVIMELERQENVLVICHQAVMRCLLAYFLDKSADEMPYLKCPLHTVLKLTPVAYGCRVESISLNIEAVNTHRERPEEAKKGPNPLMRRNSVTPLASPEPTKKPRINSFEEHVAVSSALPGCVPQEVPTQLPGQNMNNSQKPS; the protein is encoded by the exons CCTGTGGGCCGCAGCTTGCCAATTCCCCCACTGTGATAGTGATGGTTGGCCTCCCGGCCCGAGGGAAGACCTACATCTCCAAGAAGCTGACTCGCTACCTCAACTGGATCGGCGTCCCAACAAAAG TTTTCAATGTGGGCGAGTATCGCCGCGAGGCGGTGAAGCATTACAGCTCCTATGACTTCTTCCGCCCCGACAATGAAGAGGCCATGAAAGTCCGGAG gcagtgtgccctggctgcCCTGAGGGACGTCAAGCAGTACCTGACGGAGGAGGCTGGCCAGATCGCG gttTTTGATGCCACCAATACCACACGGGAGAGAAGAGGGATGATCCTAAACTTTGCCAAAGAAAATGGGTTCAAG GTGTTCTTCATTGAGTCTGTCTGCAATGATCCCACAGTGGTTGCCACCAATGTTATG GAAGTAAAGCTGTCCAGCCCTGATTATCGGGACTGTAATTCGACCGATGCCATGGAGGACTTTATGAAGAGAATCAATTGTTACCAGGCCAGCTACCAGCCACTTGACCCTGATGACTATGACCG GGAGCTTTCTCTCATCAAAGTCATCGACGTTGGTCGGCGGTTCCTGGTCAACAGGGTCCAGGATCACATCCAGAGCAGGATCGTTTACTACCTGATGAACATCCATGTCCAGCCCCGCACCATTTACCTGTGTCGGCACGGCGAGAGTGAGTTCAATCTCAAGGGGAAGATTGGCGGTGACTCGGGTCTCTCCAACAGGGGCAAGAAG TTTGCACTGGCACTGAACAAATTTGTCGAGGAGCAGAACCTAAAAGACCTCAAAGTCTGGACCAGCCAACTGAAGAGAACAATCCAAACAGCAGAAGCACTCCAGCTGCCCTACGAGCAGTGGAAGGCTCTCAATGAAATCGATGCT GGTGTGTGTGAAGAAATGACCTATGAAGAAATCAGGGACCAGCATCCAGAGGAATTTGTTTTACGCGATCAGGATAAATATTACTACCGCTATCCTTCTGGAGAG TCCTACCAAGATCTGGTGCAGCGCCTAGAGCCGGTCATCATGGAGCTGGAGAGACAAGAGAATGTCCTTGTGATCTGTCACCAGGCGGTCATGCGCTGTCTCCTTGCTTACTTCTTGGACAAAAGTGCAG ACGAAATGCCCTACCTGAAGTGTCCTCTTCACACAGTGTTGAAGCTGACCCCAGTGGCCTATG GTTGCCGGGTGGAATCCATCTCTCTGAACATTGAAGCTGTTAACACCCACAGGGAGAGGCCAGAG GAAGCAAAGAAGGGACCTAACCCGCTCATGAGACGTAATAGCGTTACCCCTCTAGCAAGCCCAGAGCCCACCAAAAAACCTCGCATCAACAGCTTTGAGGAGCATGTGGCTGTTTCTTCCGCCCTGCCAGGCTGTGTTCCTCAGGAAGTGCCCACGCAGCTGCCGGGACAA AACATGAACAACTCGCAGAAGCCCTCGTGA